ATCGCGGACATCCACGAAATCCCGGGCTGAGCTGGGGGTCGCGAGCCGTATCTCGGGCGGGGCTTTCCCTCCGAGGATACTGGAAATCACTCTCATGAAGGCGGGTACCACAAAGTTCCCGGCCTGTCCTGGACCGATCAGGTTGAACAGGCGGGCGCAAATGACAGGAAGACCCCCGGCGGCCGCCCGGCTTCCCAGCATCTCGACCATGGCCTTGCTCACGCCATAGTAGTTAACTGGCCGAAGACTGTGCCGCTCGGAAATCGCCCCCCTCGGCTTTCCCGACCCGTACACGGCACTCGAGGAAACCAGCAGAACTCTGGGCGGGCGCGGAATCCCCTCGCACGCAGCGAGAAGGTGCGCGGTCATCCGCGCGTTCCGCTCGACCAACTCCCACTCATTCGCCCCCGCTCGGCCGGGAACGGCCGCGGCCAAGTGTATGACGGCTCCGGGTGCCACCTCGGCCACAATGCGCTTCAAGGGGGCGGAAGCGCGAAAAAGGTCGCACCGGATATACCGCCCCTTTTTCCGGGAAAACCCCGCCGTTTTGCTTCGCCCGATGCCCCAGACCTCCCAGCCCGCGGCGTCGAGGCGGGCCGTGAGTACCTTTCCCAAAAAACCGCCCGCCCCCGTCACCAGGGCGCGGCGGGGAAAACGATATTGTGTCATGAGAACAGTTCTCCCGCCGTCCGCCGCCGCTGAGGGCCGCCGGGCAGACAGATGCGCATTCCGGGACTTTCTGGATCAGGCAATGGAGACGACCCGCTTTCGGGCCTCTTCCCCCAGGGGAAGCTCAACCCGGCAATTCCCGCTCTCGTGTGACTCGTGAAACGCCATGACCAACTCGAGAGAACGCATACCGTCTTCCACTGTACAGCTCAACGGACCGTCTCCACTGAGTTCGCGGATGTTCTCGCGGGTCAATTCGACAATATCGTGCGGCCCCCCATCGAAGGGCACAAGCGCCATGTCCGAACCGTAGCGCGTCAGCGGGGCATCCCGCGTCTCCTCCGTCCGAAGCCGAAGCTCCCAGGAGG
The nucleotide sequence above comes from bacterium. Encoded proteins:
- a CDS encoding NAD-dependent epimerase/dehydratase family protein, which codes for MTQYRFPRRALVTGAGGFLGKVLTARLDAAGWEVWGIGRSKTAGFSRKKGRYIRCDLFRASAPLKRIVAEVAPGAVIHLAAAVPGRAGANEWELVERNARMTAHLLAACEGIPRPPRVLLVSSSAVYGSGKPRGAISERHSLRPVNYYGVSKAMVEMLGSRAAAGGLPVICARLFNLIGPGQAGNFVVPAFMRVISSILGGKAPPEIRLATPSSARDFVDVRD